A stretch of Gorilla gorilla gorilla isolate KB3781 chromosome 9, NHGRI_mGorGor1-v2.1_pri, whole genome shotgun sequence DNA encodes these proteins:
- the MSANTD4 gene encoding myb/SANT-like DNA-binding domain-containing protein 4, protein MKQLKRKRKSNFSVQETQTLLKEITKRKEVIFSKQLNTTINVMKRMAWEEIAQCVNAVGEGEQRTGTEVKRRYLDWRALMKRKRMKANIKLVGSGFPLPSSDLDDSLTEEIDEKIGFRNDANFDWQNVADFRDAGGSLTEVKVEEEERDPQSPEFEIEEEEEMLSSVIPDSRRENELPDFPHIDEFFTLNSTPSRSAYDEPHLLVNIEKQKLELEKRRLDIEAERLQVEKERLQIEKERLRHLDMEHERLQLEKERLQIEREKLRLQIVNSEKPSLENELGQGEKSMLQPQDIETEKLKLERERLQLEKDRLQFLKFESEKLQIEKERLQVEKDRLRIQKEGHLQ, encoded by the exons ATGAAgcagttgaaaagaaaaaggaaaagcaattttAGTGTTCAAGAAACTCAGACCCTTTTGAAAGAAATTACGAAAAGGAAAGAAGTCATTTTTTCCAAGCAGCTCAATACAACAATTAACGTGATGAAGCGAATGGCTTGGGAAGAGATTGCACAGTGTGTGAATGCTGTAGGAGAAGGAGAACAGAGGACAGGGACAGAGGTGAAAAGAAGGTACCTTGACTGGCGAGCACTTATGAAGAGAAAGAGGATGAAGGCCAACATTAAGCTGGTTGGTTCAGgatttccccttccctcctctgatTTAGATGACTCTCTCACTGAAGAGATAGATGAAAAGATTGGATTCCGAAATGATGCAAATTTTGACTGGCAAAATGTGGCAGATTTCAGGGATGCAGGTGGATCCTTAACTGAGGTCAaggtggaagaggaagaaagggatcCGCAGAGTCCTGAA TTTGaaattgaggaggaggaagaaatgtTGTCATCCGTCATACCAGATTCCAGGAGAGAAAATGAACTTCCCGACTTCCCCCACATTGATGAGTTTTTTACCCTTAACTCAACACCATCTAGATCTGCATATGATGAGCCTCATTTGCTCGTAAATATTGAGAAACAGAAACTAGAGTTGGAAAAACGACGACTGGATATCGAGGCTGAAAGGCTGCAGGTAGAAAAGGAACGCCTACAAATCGAGAAAGAGAGGCTGCGGCATTTAGACATGGAACATGAGCGGCTTCAGCTAGAGAAGGAGCGGCTGCAGATTGAAAGAGAAAAGTTGAGGTTACAGATAGTCAATTCAGAGAAACCGTCCTTGGAAAATGAACTTGGTCAAGGAGAAAAATCCATGCTTCAACCACAGGACATAGAAACAGAGAAGTTAAAACTTGAGCGAGAACGCTTGCAACTGGAAAAGGATAGGCTGCAGTTTTTGAAGTTTGAATCTGAGAAGCTGCAGATTGAAAAGGAACGCTTACAGGTAGAGAAAGACAGACTTCGAATTCAGAAAGAAGGACACTTGCAGTAA